In Paramisgurnus dabryanus chromosome 7, PD_genome_1.1, whole genome shotgun sequence, the following are encoded in one genomic region:
- the sucla2 gene encoding succinate--CoA ligase [ADP-forming] subunit beta, mitochondrial, with protein MATSLICGRLSAGLRKTGSRTTLNSAAKVLGGTSGLFGNHGNQPSPLLSGQQQRNLSLHEYMSIGLLKEAGISVPSGMVANTPDEAYAVAKQIGSKDLVVKAQVLAGGRGKGSFEGGLKGGVRIVYSPEEARDISSKMIGKKLFTKQTGEAGRICNQVFICERRYPRREYYFAITMERSYQGPVLIGSSQGGVNIEDVAAENPDAIVKEPIDIVEGIKMEQAIKVAQKMGFPAALVNEAAENMLKLYDVFIKYDASMVEINPMVEDSSGIVMCMDAKINFDSNAAYRQKKVFDMRDWSQEDVRDQEAAKADLNYIGLDGTIGCLVNGAGLAMATMDIIKLHGGIPANFLDVGGGATAQQVTEAFKLITSDKKVQAILVNIFGGIMRCDVIAQGIIMAVTDLDLKIPIVVRLQGTRVDDAKALIASSALKILACDDLDEAAKMVVRLSEIVSLAKEAQVDVKFQLPI; from the exons ATGGCGACGTCCCTGATCTGTGGCCGGTTGTCCGCTGGACTGAGGAAAACCGGTTCTAGGACAACTTTAAACTCGGCTGCTAAG GTGCTTGGTGGGACATCGGGTCTATTTGGTAACCATGGAAACCAGCCATCTCCATTGTTGTCCGGGCAGCAGCAAAGAAACCTCTCCCTGCATGAATACATGAGCATCGGGCTCCTGAAGGAGGCGGGCATCTCTGTGCCCTCGGGTATGGTGGCCAACACGCCTGACGAGGCGTACGCTGTTGCCAAGCAGATCG GTTCTAAAGACCTTGTGGTTAAAGCACAAGTGTTGGCGGGAGGTCGAGGCAAAGGCTCATTTGAGGGAGGACTTAAGGGCGGAGTCAGGATTGTTTACTC GCCAGAAGAAGCGAGAGACATTTCCTCTAAGATgattggcaaaaagcttttcaCTAAACAGACAGGGGAGGCAGGGCGCATCTGTAACCAGGTGTTTATCTGCGAGCGCAGGTACCCTCGCAGAGAGTATTATTTCGCCATCACCATGGAGAGGTCTTACCAG GGCCCCGTGCTGATTGGCAGTTCTCAGGGGGGCGTGAACATTGAGGATGTGGCTGCAGAGAATCCCGATGCCATCGTGAAAGAGCCCATTGACATCGTGGAGGGAATAAAGATGGAACAAGCCATTAAG GTGGCACAAAAGATGGGCTTCCCTGCCGCACTGGTCAATGAAGCTGCAGAAAACATGTTGAAGCTCTATGATGTGTTTATAAAGTATGATGCATCTATGGTGGAGATCAACCCAATGGTGGAGGACTCATCTGGCATTG TGATGTGTATGGACGCTAAAATCAACTTCGACTCAAATGCTGCCTATAGACAGAAGAAGGTTTTCGACATGCGGGACTGGTCCCAAGAGGACGTCAGAGACCAGGAGGCAGCCAAAGCAGACCTCAACTACATCGGCCTGGACGGTACTATCGGTTGTTTAG TCAATGGGGCTGGACTCGCCATGGCAACAATGGACATCATTAAACTGCATGGTGGCATTCCTGCCAACTTCCTGGATGTAGGAGGCGGAGCCACAGCCCAGCAGGTGACAGAGGCCTTTAAACTCATCACCTCTGATAAAAAG GTCCAGGCTATTTTGGTTAACATATTTGGGGGTATCATGAGGTGCGATGTTATCGCACAGGGCATCATCATGGCTGTGACTGACTTGGACTTGAAAATCCCCATTGTAGTGCGGTTACAAG GAACACGAGTGGACGATGCCAAAGCTCTGATCGCCTCCAGCGCTCTGAAGATCCTGGCCTGCGACGATCTGGACGAGGCAGCCAAAATG gTTGTAAGGCTTTCTGAAATTGTGTCGCTGGCCAAAGAGGCCCAGGTCGATGTCAAGTTCCAGCTGCCAATCTAA